One Pseudomonadales bacterium genomic window, CTAAACCGTCTGGGCCACCGATAATAATGGCAATATCTTGGCCCAGCATTTTCCACTGGTTAAGCTTTGTGGCTAAATCTTCAGTGCTGATGGACTTGCCCAATACATCGAGCACAACTGGATATTCCTGCGGCTGCAAAGCAGCCACAATAGACTCGGCTTCGCGACGTTTGAATTGCTCAACTGATTGATTTTTAACGCGCTTAGCCATCGGCAATTCTAATAGCTTAAGCCTTATATCACCATTAATGCGTTTGGCAAATTCTTGATAGCCATGATCAACCCATGGCGGCATTTTTTGGCCAATACAAATTAACCGTATATTCATGCGCTGGAGGGTTTATTCGACCATAGTTGTTCAAGTGAATAAAAGTCACGTTGTTCTGGCAATAATATATGAACAACAACATCGCCCAAATCTACCAAAGCCCATTCACCAACGTCTTCACCTTCATAACCGACCGGTGGACAGCCAGCTTTTTTACTTTCCGTAATGACCTGCTGCGCTAATGCGCAGACCTGTCGAGTCGAGGTGCCACTGGCAATAATCATTTTGTCTGTCATATCGGTCAATGCTGACACATCAATAACTTTAATGTCTTTTGCTTTGAGAGACTCTAAAGCCTCCACCACAAGCGCTTCTATTTCGCTGAGCGATTTAGTCATAATGTTTACACTTATTCTGTTTGGTATAAACCGTTCTCAACAATATAGTCATAAACGGGCGCAGGCAAGTCTGAACTGACATCTAGACCCTGCTGAATGCGATCACGAATCTCACTGGATGAAATCGCCAGATAACTCAAACGCGCGGCATATACCTGCCCCGACGGAGATTCATGATCGGTAAAATGAAACTGCTGTTGCTGGGCACGCAGCCATGATTTTTCAGGCTGCGCAATAATCTGCTGCAAAGGATAGTGCGGTCTATCCAGCACAATGATATTGGACAGCTGCAGAATGTCTTGCCACCGATGCCAGCTCTC contains:
- the rsfS gene encoding ribosome silencing factor, encoding MTKSLSEIEALVVEALESLKAKDIKVIDVSALTDMTDKMIIASGTSTRQVCALAQQVITESKKAGCPPVGYEGEDVGEWALVDLGDVVVHILLPEQRDFYSLEQLWSNKPSSA
- the rlmH gene encoding 23S rRNA (pseudouridine(1915)-N(3))-methyltransferase RlmH is translated as MNIRLICIGQKMPPWVDHGYQEFAKRINGDIRLKLLELPMAKRVKNQSVEQFKRREAESIVAALQPQEYPVVLDVLGKSISTEDLATKLNQWKMLGQDIAIIIGGPDGLASEVLALAREKLSLSKLTLPHPLVRVIVAEQVYRAWSLSKGHPYHK